CATCGTGCGGTGGGCGATGAGGTCTCGGGGGGTAGCGACGCCATCGCCGCATTGTGCACACGTGAATTCACCGGGGGGCGCTGCAGGAACATTACCGTCATCACTCTCTTCCGCTGATTCTTCCTCTTCTCCGTGATGCCTCGCGCGATGTGCCCTCAGCGCCTGATCATTGTCATACTGCGCGCCGCACAAATCACACGAGAATTCATCGTCCCCCTGACCTGTAGCAGAAGAACTGCCCTCTCCACTCTCGTAATGTTTCTTCATATGAATGAGCAATGTTGACTTTCTAGTAAAACTCTTATCACAGACAGGGCAAAACACGGAGTTCGGTTGGTGCACTTCGTCCATGTGGCGTTGATAGGCCGCTCGTTTTGTGAACTCCTTGTCGCATATCGTACAGTATCTATCCTCCATAGAACCTGAATTTTGCATATCCATATCGACGGAATCGTCTGATCGTAATTTCTTGTTTGGATTAACAACGGTTACTTCGACCTCCGGCGGCAGTCTTCTTTTCGCTGCGGAGGCGGACACTGGTGCGGCTGCAGGGGTATGCGTGACCTTAGCTAGTTGCGTTGGGTCCACGACTTCATGTTTACTTATCTTGCTAGTAACTTTGTGCTGAGGCATCCAAAGCCCAGAATTATTAGCGGCCGCTTTCCCATCGGGTGAACGTAGATGCCAACCGCGATGGCTTTTTAGTGCTGATATTGAAGTGTAACTTTTATGACAAATCTCGCAGTCGAACGTCTGTGGTTGTGCTGGTATTTGGTTGACGCACTGGTGATTTTGCAAAGCAAGCAAACCAACAAATTGTTTGCCACATGTGTCACAGGGGTATCTCGCTTGATAATCTACGCTGGGATCTGCCGACTCCGGATCATTTTCATACTCAGGTTCAATCTCTTGTTTCATTTCTTGAGATTTACTTGATCCTTGGTTGGCGTTATAACCCAGCAATTCTCTTGCGTGTGCGGCCTTCAAATGCTCGTACAATTCCAAGGTTGAACTTAGAGGTTTGccacatattttacacatttgaACGGTGGATTTGTGGACAGTCTTACGGTGTCGGTAGTAAGATTTTTTGTCCGCAAACGTGATCCTACATATCGTGCAGCTAGATCTACTGCTAGTGTCTCCACTGGCCGATGCTGTGGATGTATCGTTGCTACCACTTGTGCTAGGATTTACAAATCCGTGTTTAGCGCGCTTGTGTTTCCACAAACTAGTCCTGAGTGGGAATCGTTTAAAACACAATTCACACGAGTAAGGCGTTGCTGGTGACGCTTGTTGCGCATTGTTCGGAAAATTTGAGAagttaaaactattaaattgCGGTGTTGAGAGGACCGCACCGTTCTCATCAGGATTGAATTCTTCCTCTTCAGTCGAAGCTTGCATAGTGTTCTCTTCACTATCATGTCTATCAACTAAAATATCTGCATGCAATACTTTCTTATGTTTCCAAATATTCTTCTTATGCATGAATCCTTTGCCGCAAATGTCACATGAGTAGGGAGCGTTAGGTATATTGTAATTAGGCTTAAATGATACGAACCCAGGTTGAACTACAGGGTATTGTTTAATGGGTTTTCCTATGATTTGTGGTGCAAACCCGCCTTTAATAACGCCTGGTTTCCTGTTTGTGGTTGGTATTTTAGCATGAATACGCATATGGTTGGAGTATGCTTGGCGACTTTTGAATGATCTGATGCAAATATCGCAGAAAAACTCAGATTCAGTAGCTGCGACTGCGCCGATTCCCGCATGTGCCTGCTGAACATGCTCAGACAGTTTCTGTGGAGTGCTGTAAGAGTTGGGGCAGACACTGCATGGATAGAATTTAACCCTTAAATGAGTATTCTTATGCTCCGCGAGCTCTGACGGACGAAGGAATTTCTTCTCACACTGGTCACAATGGtgggccacttggttatgttcCGCGACCTGGTGATCAGTCCACGCGTCCACAGTTTCGAATATGGCATTGCATTCCGTACACGAGTAATGATATTCCTCAGCTTCTTCCTTCACAATGGACATATCCGGCTCAGAGCTGGCCATGCCTAAAGTTCGGTCAGAATGCTCCATGTAAATGTGTTTGTTCAGATCAGTAGCTTGTTCGAATTTAGAGTCGCAATGCTGGCAGTAATGAGGTTTCTCCTCACTATGTATAATCTTCAAATGTTTCACTAAATTCGGATAGTTGCTGTTTTTCTTTCCACATAACGGACAGTCAGTTGGTCGACCGTCAACACATTTGCTTTGATTATCCGACTGATCGAAACTGCCAGCGTGGACGGCTAAAGCGTGATCATTAAAGTCTTGCATATTCCCGAACCTCTCTGCACACAGATCGCAAGCTATATAAACCGTACATTCACCTTTACGAATGTGTTTTTTGAGTAAACTTTTATCTTTGAATCTAGAACGGCAGTGAACACAACAGAGAGGCACTCTTGACTGTCCGTCCTCATGTGTATCCAATACATGCTTCATGATAAACTGTTTAAGTTGGAACTTAGCCGGGCACAGCTTGCACGCGTATGATCTGGCATTGAAAATATCTTTGTATTGAACCTTGACTTCTTTCGGTTCATCTTCAAGAACCAAGTCATCAGTAATGCCATTTTCgttgtaaataattttccaCAAATTGGTACAAGAATTTGACCTCATATGGCTGAGTAAAGCGCCAATGTGGCCGAATGTGATGACACAGTTGTAACAAGTGTGTTTTGGTACTTTGTGTCCGTTTTTCTGCAAGTGTTGTATGACTGCTTTTCTGCGGGGATGCTCCCGATCACAGCACAAACAACGCTTTGTGTTAATTTGCTGAATGATGTCGCGATATTTTTGGATGAAATCTCTTTGGGTTTTAGTAACATAAGTTTTGTCAGGGTCAAGTTCTTTCACCTGGTCGTCGTCGTCAATGGTATCATTAGGATCAGCTGTTTCGTCCAGTTCCTCGTCATCTTCATTAACTTCGCTGTTAAATGAATTAGTTTGTAAGCCCTCATTTATTTCGACGACTGGGGCCAATGTCATTGGAAGGTCATCGTCCTCTTCCTCCTCGACATCGTTATGATTCATCTCACCTTCTTCATCGTGTTCTCCGTCTTCATGTTCTCTCTCTTCCTGGCCGTCATCGTCCTTCATGTCTCCGTCAGGTTTAATATCAAGACTGTCATCTTCTTCCATATGTTCTTGGCTTTCTACAGTGTCATCGTTAACATCTTTCTCGTTATCGCTTTGAGCGCCttccatattattatcatcttcACACTGGTCAACATTTTCGTCGCCGTCAGCGTTATCATCACCTTCTTGTTCACCTTCTTGTTCGCCTTCTTGGCGAGCAATCTCGATTTCGTTATCTGAGTCCATGTCAACCGTGTCATAATGTTGATTCTGATTGTTATGCATTTCTTCATCACCTTCTTCGTCACCTTGCTGGTGATCGTATCCATCGACGTCAGGTATAATAGCTTCGGTGTCAGGTTCAGTGAGAATAGCCTCGACTTGAAATGACGCAATCTCAGGTTCAGATATCAACGTTTCTGGACTTTCAGGTCCAGAATTTAAGATTTCAGGTTCTGATACTAGTACTTCAGGTTTAGAGGTCAACAAAGTCTTGAGGATCTGAGGttcctttttctttatttgcaaatCTTTGAGTGCTTTAATGCGTAGTGGATATGGTAAGTTATTTTGCGAGGCCTTTGACGTTTTGATTGGAATAGGTCTTTGTGGCGTTACAACTTTATTGATGGGCATAATTTTCGCTGGGATGTTCTTATTCATGAATTGCATCTTATGACTAATAGGATTCGGCATCATCCGTGCTTTGGGGTTAAACGGATTCGGTCTGAGTTTTGGTTGTAGGTGAGTGAGAGTTTTCTTAGGAGTGATTTTGTTTGTGTACCTGTCGAAGCTGTGCGAGGTGAGTTCATGTCGGCGGGCGTTGTGCGAGTACCTGTAGGAGCGGCCGCAGACGAGGCAGTCCTTGGACGCGAGCTGGTGGATGCCCTGCCGCGCGTGCAGCGTCTCGCCGGTGGGCCGCATCACTGTGATAGACACCTCCGGCATGTGTGGCACTTTTGGATAACTTTGTGCGGGCTCATTCATTtcttcctcttcttcttcattGTTTTCACTTTCCGCCCCCTGAAAATTGTGATacaaatagaaataattaaacgaCCGATACTAATTGTTTATAAAACAGTTATtaagttattgaataaaaacatacacataccatgttattaaattaaaaatatggaaattaaTGTGACACCTCAATTGATGaccaacaatttattttagaaaatgggTATTTAACTTACAGTCTACTTAAAAGAATACTTACAaactaaattaagtaaaaaacactttttcaaTTGTGTTAACATTCTCAATAATGCTTTGATTACAAACAAAGTATTATTCATatcataaaaagtaaaaacaagtTATTATCAAATAgactaaaaaatacaataataaaacaattaacataaaatttgtcaGTCAAACAACATTAATATATACTACCCTAATGAGCACAAGTAGTACAAATATTAACAGAGTGctctttacaaataaattgacCACATTTTACGCAGAACTGTTTAGTTCTCCTATCGCGTTTTGTTGTTTTCACACATATTTTGCATCTCCTTCTATTCTTATAATATGGTTGCACATTATTCTGCAAATGagggtatttatttttcttttcgtcTAAATCTTGTATAGGGGAAATTAAAAGTCTCTCCTCATCCGGTTCAAGTAAGCTCAAAGCTAAATCTTTGATAAATAATCTCCGCTGAGTAACATTTGAGTTTTGAGAGCACCACAATACTTGGGCATTGACCGAGGCTATGTTCAATAATGTAAAGAATAAGGACAAAGTCCAATCATTTGTGTGTTGCATGGTAGTGTAATAATTCATGAGAACATCAACTACTTCCACAGCTGATTGATTCTTCTTATACTCAGATACAACTGTAGTGTGATTTATATGGCCTTTCCTATAATATCTAGGTTCATTGGTCATTACATTCACTGATTTCCCTTCATTATTAACATAAGATGTCAATGAAACTTCATGATCAATAAATCCAGACATGAACGTGTGACATTTCCTGTATTGTGAAAGAAATAGTGGTGGTATCATATCACTGTTTGGATGCAATCCTGCAATAGAGAATAACTGGTATTCATTCCTAAGGCGATCAATCAATCTGGAAGATGTATACCAACTGTCCATTACAATTGTTCGACCAGATCCAGCTAAATGCTGAACCAACTTTTTCGTAATCTCCTCAGCACCAAAGTATGGATCAGTTATGACGTCTAAGTTGCTTATATAGAATGTAGATGAATCAACAAGCAGCACCATCTTTATACCCCTCTTTAGTGGTTTCTTATCAATTTCATATCGAAATGGGCAAGGTCCGTAAACTGGCACGATGATCTCATCAATAACCGCGATATTCTCGATGTCGTGAGATGTTCTGCAATTCATGGCGAAGATTTCAAATACTTTCCGCATTCGCTTCATTATGTCGAACTGAATAATGCTGTCGTCATCCTCTTTATCAAAGCTGATGTTTTGTAGCAGGTATTTGAACCTCTCGTATTTCATGACATTTCTAATGCAGGGAATACCACATTCAGAGTTCCAAAGGTCAGCACATATCTGATGCGTCGGCCGCATTATGCCATGCAAATACAGAATACCGATAAGCGTTTTAATTTCGCTGACGCTAGTTGAGTCCATGAAACTTTTCCCATTTGCCACAATATTTTCATTAGTTGAAGCGACAATCAATTCTAGTAGGTCATCAGTGAATAACAACTGCCACGCATTTTTAGGTCGTGCACAATGTTTATGGACTTCTGATTTACGTTTTCTGAGTTTGAAAGCTTCTTTGATTCTGGCATTATTGACTGAAGTTGATAGTTTTGGGGATTTGGATATAACTTTCCTATTTTTGCATATGTAACCACTTTTGCAGTCaacataatcatcatcaatttCAGGTTG
This window of the Helicoverpa armigera isolate CAAS_96S chromosome 9, ASM3070526v1, whole genome shotgun sequence genome carries:
- the LOC110371515 gene encoding zinc finger protein 91 isoform X2, encoding MTGSAFRWRCRKIVHHFVMLHGYRSDRGRVASHSVQPINENDDLPTNVCRKCMDNVNNWHVFKNVCERTQNKLQSLKDGSQLEEVKIKSEPLSDEAYDDGVVIDGSYPVIENAGLSNKVQPEGPPILASLGLTPRSDKGAESENNEEEEEEMNEPAQSYPKVPHMPEVSITVMRPTGETLHARQGIHQLASKDCLVCGRSYRYSHNARRHELTSHSFDRYTNKITPKKTLTHLQPKLRPNPFNPKARMMPNPISHKMQFMNKNIPAKIMPINKVVTPQRPIPIKTSKASQNNLPYPLRIKALKDLQIKKKEPQILKTLLTSKPEVLVSEPEILNSGPESPETLISEPEIASFQVEAILTEPDTEAIIPDVDGYDHQQGDEEGDEEMHNNQNQHYDTVDMDSDNEIEIARQEGEQEGEQEGDDNADGDENVDQCEDDNNMEGAQSDNEKDVNDDTVESQEHMEEDDSLDIKPDGDMKDDDGQEEREHEDGEHDEEGEMNHNDVEEEEDDDLPMTLAPVVEINEGLQTNSFNSEVNEDDEELDETADPNDTIDDDDQVKELDPDKTYVTKTQRDFIQKYRDIIQQINTKRCLCCDREHPRRKAVIQHLQKNGHKVPKHTCYNCVITFGHIGALLSHMRSNSCTNLWKIIYNENGITDDLVLEDEPKEVKVQYKDIFNARSYACKLCPAKFQLKQFIMKHVLDTHEDGQSRVPLCCVHCRSRFKDKSLLKKHIRKGECTVYIACDLCAERFGNMQDFNDHALAVHAGSFDQSDNQSKCVDGRPTDCPLCGKKNSNYPNLVKHLKIIHSEEKPHYCQHCDSKFEQATDLNKHIYMEHSDRTLGMASSEPDMSIVKEEAEEYHYSCTECNAIFETVDAWTDHQVAEHNQVAHHCDQCEKKFLRPSELAEHKNTHLRVKFYPCSVCPNSYSTPQKLSEHVQQAHAGIGAVAATESEFFCDICIRSFKSRQAYSNHMRIHAKIPTTNRKPGVIKGGFAPQIIGKPIKQYPVVQPGFVSFKPNYNIPNAPYSCDICGKGFMHKKNIWKHKKVLHADILVDRHDSEENTMQASTEEEEFNPDENGAVLSTPQFNSFNFSNFPNNAQQASPATPYSCELCFKRFPLRTSLWKHKRAKHGFVNPSTSGSNDTSTASASGDTSSRSSCTICRITFADKKSYYRHRKTVHKSTVQMCKICGKPLSSTLELYEHLKAAHARELLGYNANQGSSKSQEMKQEIEPEYENDPESADPSVDYQARYPCDTCGKQFVGLLALQNHQCVNQIPAQPQTFDCEICHKSYTSISALKSHRGWHLRSPDGKAAANNSGLWMPQHKVTSKISKHEVVDPTQLAKVTHTPAAAPVSASAAKRRLPPEVEVTVVNPNKKLRSDDSVDMDMQNSGSMEDRYCTICDKEFTKRAAYQRHMDEVHQPNSVFCPVCDKSFTRKSTLLIHMKKHYESGEGSSSATGQGDDEFSCDLCGAQYDNDQALRAHRARHHGEEEESAEESDDGNVPAAPPGEFTCAQCGDGVATPRDLIAHRTMHATPTKFFCNICKVYFARALDLSSHTRARHADNEKVFFPCAMCDRFYMNKKSLQRHIEMAH
- the LOC110371515 gene encoding zinc finger protein 91 isoform X1 translates to MNVNYDRVCRLCLSSRGELLPIFPTTSSDDTEPPVLASKIKDCVSIQINENDDLPTNVCRKCMDNVNNWHVFKNVCERTQNKLQSLKDGSQLEEVKIKSEPLSDEAYDDGVVIDGSYPVIENAGLSNKVQPEGPPILASLGLTPRSDKGAESENNEEEEEEMNEPAQSYPKVPHMPEVSITVMRPTGETLHARQGIHQLASKDCLVCGRSYRYSHNARRHELTSHSFDRYTNKITPKKTLTHLQPKLRPNPFNPKARMMPNPISHKMQFMNKNIPAKIMPINKVVTPQRPIPIKTSKASQNNLPYPLRIKALKDLQIKKKEPQILKTLLTSKPEVLVSEPEILNSGPESPETLISEPEIASFQVEAILTEPDTEAIIPDVDGYDHQQGDEEGDEEMHNNQNQHYDTVDMDSDNEIEIARQEGEQEGEQEGDDNADGDENVDQCEDDNNMEGAQSDNEKDVNDDTVESQEHMEEDDSLDIKPDGDMKDDDGQEEREHEDGEHDEEGEMNHNDVEEEEDDDLPMTLAPVVEINEGLQTNSFNSEVNEDDEELDETADPNDTIDDDDQVKELDPDKTYVTKTQRDFIQKYRDIIQQINTKRCLCCDREHPRRKAVIQHLQKNGHKVPKHTCYNCVITFGHIGALLSHMRSNSCTNLWKIIYNENGITDDLVLEDEPKEVKVQYKDIFNARSYACKLCPAKFQLKQFIMKHVLDTHEDGQSRVPLCCVHCRSRFKDKSLLKKHIRKGECTVYIACDLCAERFGNMQDFNDHALAVHAGSFDQSDNQSKCVDGRPTDCPLCGKKNSNYPNLVKHLKIIHSEEKPHYCQHCDSKFEQATDLNKHIYMEHSDRTLGMASSEPDMSIVKEEAEEYHYSCTECNAIFETVDAWTDHQVAEHNQVAHHCDQCEKKFLRPSELAEHKNTHLRVKFYPCSVCPNSYSTPQKLSEHVQQAHAGIGAVAATESEFFCDICIRSFKSRQAYSNHMRIHAKIPTTNRKPGVIKGGFAPQIIGKPIKQYPVVQPGFVSFKPNYNIPNAPYSCDICGKGFMHKKNIWKHKKVLHADILVDRHDSEENTMQASTEEEEFNPDENGAVLSTPQFNSFNFSNFPNNAQQASPATPYSCELCFKRFPLRTSLWKHKRAKHGFVNPSTSGSNDTSTASASGDTSSRSSCTICRITFADKKSYYRHRKTVHKSTVQMCKICGKPLSSTLELYEHLKAAHARELLGYNANQGSSKSQEMKQEIEPEYENDPESADPSVDYQARYPCDTCGKQFVGLLALQNHQCVNQIPAQPQTFDCEICHKSYTSISALKSHRGWHLRSPDGKAAANNSGLWMPQHKVTSKISKHEVVDPTQLAKVTHTPAAAPVSASAAKRRLPPEVEVTVVNPNKKLRSDDSVDMDMQNSGSMEDRYCTICDKEFTKRAAYQRHMDEVHQPNSVFCPVCDKSFTRKSTLLIHMKKHYESGEGSSSATGQGDDEFSCDLCGAQYDNDQALRAHRARHHGEEEESAEESDDGNVPAAPPGEFTCAQCGDGVATPRDLIAHRTMHATPTKFFCNICKVYFARALDLSSHTRARHADNEKVFFPCAMCDRFYMNKKSLQRHIEMAH